In Desulfovibrio sp., the following are encoded in one genomic region:
- a CDS encoding DUF2730 family protein, whose protein sequence is MPELLQSERFLFWAVSGGLALTGGLLWFAIRKFFFTQDDGARVIQRVSAVEARLDKHETRLDAMPTVEAVNRLESQIGEVRGDLRAQGATLDGLRQQTQGINRGLEMLNRHLLEKG, encoded by the coding sequence ATGCCGGAACTGCTGCAAAGTGAACGGTTCCTGTTTTGGGCAGTTTCCGGTGGTCTGGCCTTGACGGGTGGTCTGCTGTGGTTCGCCATCCGCAAATTTTTCTTCACGCAAGACGATGGGGCCAGGGTCATACAGCGCGTGAGCGCCGTGGAAGCCCGACTGGACAAGCATGAAACCAGACTGGATGCCATGCCCACGGTCGAAGCCGTTAATCGCCTTGAATCTCAAATTGGCGAGGTGCGCGGCGACCTGCGCGCCCAGGGCGCAACCCTTGATGGCTTGCGCCAGCAAACCCAGGGCATCAACCGAGGGCTTGAAATGCTGAACCGCCATTTATTGGAGAAGGGCTAG